In Methanoregula sp., a single genomic region encodes these proteins:
- a CDS encoding PKD domain-containing protein has protein sequence MNHPPDSERAISDVIGAIVLISVIVAAFAIVGLMVLSQPQPQKIPALNTIISSNAQAIDIHHGGGDLFNKADIEILVDGVDRTDSFKVEGTDDWSTWSVGQSLICTGCGSSDALVQIVYKGGGVSQLIAQTGEQSLIGSLIPAPVVTAITPNTGNAGTVVSITNLAGSNFFSGATVRLSRSGYADITASNVVVVSETKITCNIDLSGSTGVWDVVVTNPGGPSGTLNNGFTILASSPPVADFSGTPLSGTVPLTVSFTDASANFPDTWHWDFGDGNWSNSQDPTFIYQIPGTYSVSLTATNTAGTNLTVKTNYITVNPVVYYTINATATPPGGSISPSGAVSVVAGNNQDFTISADTGYHIADVRVDSVSQGIIPNYTFTNVVANHTINATFAINQYTITATSGANGNVTPAGLTLVNYGSNQTYNITPITGYHVADVLVNNVTVGAVTTYQFTNVVANHTINATFAINQYTITPSITGGNGVISPDTVQTVDYGATPTFNFTPALNYHLYNITVNGFAVAPTGNNSYTFPPVTANKTIVGRFMIDPPVANFTGTPLTGGIPLNVSFTDLSTNSPTSWLWNFGDGQYSSLQNPTNTYALGGNYSVRLEATNAGGTNVSVKEGYIFTYIPAVANFTGSPTSGPVSLTVFFTDSSTGSPSSWHWNFGDFAMVNTSTNQNPGHTYDPVGLYSVNLTVANSFSSSYLLRTNYINATVAPPVAGIYNNTDNIGLAPLTVEFWDMSSNDPTSYLWHFNDGQPDETTMDATHTFTNPGTYNVSHTATNIGGSDTAYMIVTVIAPPTVTSVAPAAGSTSGSNTVTIIGTNLIGASSALFGGSSATGVSVINATAVSAITPAHTAGAVYVNVTTPNGTAIGTNVFTYVAPPTVTSVAPSTGPVGGGRTVTIIGTNLLGANAALFGGTAATGISVINATAISAITPAHALGAVYVNVTTPNGTAIGPNLYTYVGAPTITGISPQYGIRASGTRVNITGTNLVGANSGGANGVTFGSSAATINANTATVINMTAPAGTGTVTVTLTTPNGTATTTYNFFIIRKFIASTSWTGPTGMVGIDYLVVAGGGGGGGLGGGGGAGGVRMGTLTTGLTGAKTVTIGAGGAGGTTARASNGGNSVFATITATGGGGGGTSSGTSTVATGAAGGSGGGGARNRAGGAGTAGQGNIGGTGGGGTTPYEGGGGGGNLSAGVTATNLVGGAGGAGRDYSATFGTDFGVSGVVAGGGGGGVAQGTAGAGGAGGGGAGAVGTAAVNAGTVNTGGGGGGSGATTVRGGSGGSGVVVIRYY, from the coding sequence TGACGCACTGGTCCAGATTGTGTACAAAGGTGGCGGTGTTTCCCAGCTGATCGCTCAGACCGGGGAGCAGTCACTGATTGGATCTCTCATCCCTGCCCCGGTTGTGACAGCAATAACCCCGAACACGGGGAATGCCGGAACCGTGGTATCGATTACGAACCTTGCCGGGTCTAATTTTTTCAGTGGGGCAACGGTAAGATTAAGCCGGTCTGGATACGCGGACATCACCGCGTCGAATGTGGTTGTCGTATCTGAAACCAAAATCACCTGTAACATCGACCTTTCCGGGTCAACGGGGGTATGGGATGTTGTTGTCACCAATCCCGGCGGGCCTTCCGGCACCCTTAACAATGGATTCACCATACTGGCGTCCTCACCTCCGGTTGCAGACTTCTCGGGTACACCATTATCAGGTACGGTCCCTCTCACCGTGTCATTCACCGATGCATCAGCTAATTTCCCGGATACATGGCACTGGGATTTTGGGGATGGGAACTGGTCAAATTCCCAGGATCCCACCTTCATCTACCAGATACCAGGTACCTATTCGGTGAGCCTGACTGCGACCAATACCGCTGGCACTAATCTCACAGTAAAGACGAATTACATCACGGTAAATCCCGTCGTGTATTACACGATCAATGCAACAGCAACTCCGCCCGGGGGTTCAATCTCACCCTCCGGTGCGGTGAGCGTTGTAGCCGGGAACAACCAGGACTTCACGATAAGTGCCGATACCGGATACCATATCGCAGATGTTCGTGTTGACAGTGTGTCTCAGGGTATCATACCGAATTACACATTTACGAATGTGGTAGCGAATCACACTATCAATGCCACGTTTGCGATCAACCAGTACACGATCACCGCGACCAGTGGAGCAAACGGCAATGTCACACCGGCCGGGCTGACGCTCGTGAACTATGGATCAAACCAGACGTATAATATCACCCCGATCACCGGGTATCACGTAGCTGATGTCCTTGTCAACAACGTGACTGTGGGAGCAGTAACAACATATCAGTTCACGAATGTGGTAGCGAATCACACTATCAATGCCACGTTTGCCATCAACCAGTACACGATCACCCCCTCCATAACCGGTGGAAACGGCGTAATCAGCCCAGACACCGTCCAGACGGTAGATTATGGAGCCACGCCGACCTTCAACTTTACACCGGCACTCAATTATCACCTGTATAACATCACCGTGAATGGTTTCGCGGTCGCGCCTACAGGAAACAACAGTTATACCTTCCCGCCGGTGACGGCTAACAAGACCATTGTCGGAAGGTTCATGATCGATCCACCGGTCGCGAATTTCACCGGCACCCCCCTGACCGGAGGGATTCCCCTCAATGTTTCCTTTACCGATTTATCAACGAACTCGCCGACATCATGGCTCTGGAACTTTGGCGATGGGCAGTATTCGAGCCTCCAGAATCCCACCAATACCTATGCGCTTGGAGGAAATTATTCAGTGCGGCTGGAAGCGACAAATGCAGGCGGAACCAATGTTTCGGTAAAAGAAGGGTATATCTTTACGTATATTCCCGCAGTTGCCAACTTTACCGGGTCGCCGACATCCGGGCCGGTATCGCTGACCGTATTCTTCACTGACAGTTCAACAGGTTCGCCTTCCAGCTGGCACTGGAACTTTGGCGATTTCGCCATGGTGAACACCTCGACAAACCAGAACCCGGGTCACACGTATGATCCGGTGGGCCTCTACTCCGTGAACCTTACGGTGGCAAATTCCTTTAGCAGCAGCTATCTCCTCCGTACCAATTACATCAACGCGACCGTGGCGCCACCGGTTGCTGGTATCTACAACAATACTGACAACATTGGCCTTGCCCCGCTTACGGTTGAATTCTGGGACATGTCAAGCAATGACCCGACATCCTATCTCTGGCACTTCAATGATGGACAGCCGGATGAAACCACCATGGATGCGACTCATACGTTTACCAACCCGGGCACCTACAACGTGAGCCATACCGCAACCAATATCGGCGGAAGCGACACAGCCTACATGATAGTCACCGTAATCGCGCCTCCGACGGTCACCAGTGTCGCACCGGCAGCCGGCTCGACAAGTGGTAGCAATACAGTAACGATCATCGGTACGAACTTAATTGGAGCGAGTTCAGCCCTCTTTGGCGGCTCATCGGCTACCGGAGTTTCTGTTATCAACGCGACGGCGGTCTCAGCGATCACGCCTGCCCATACAGCCGGAGCCGTTTACGTTAACGTCACAACACCCAATGGCACTGCTATCGGGACGAACGTATTTACCTATGTGGCTCCCCCGACGGTCACCAGCGTCGCACCATCGACCGGCCCGGTAGGGGGCGGTCGAACGGTAACGATTATCGGTACGAACTTACTCGGAGCAAATGCAGCCCTCTTTGGCGGTACAGCAGCAACCGGGATTTCCGTTATCAACGCGACGGCGATCTCCGCGATCACACCCGCCCATGCACTCGGAGCTGTTTATGTTAACGTCACTACACCCAACGGCACTGCAATCGGGCCGAACCTATACACCTATGTGGGAGCCCCGACGATCACCGGCATCTCACCGCAATATGGCATACGAGCCAGTGGCACGCGGGTAAACATCACCGGTACGAACCTGGTCGGTGCGAACTCAGGCGGGGCGAACGGAGTAACGTTTGGAAGCAGCGCAGCAACCATCAACGCTAACACCGCCACTGTGATCAATATGACCGCTCCGGCGGGTACGGGAACGGTAACGGTCACCCTTACGACACCCAATGGCACAGCCACGACTACCTATAACTTCTTCATCATCCGGAAATTCATCGCATCAACTTCCTGGACCGGGCCCACTGGTATGGTTGGAATTGACTACCTTGTCGTAGCAGGCGGCGGTGGTGGAGGCGGACTTGGTGGTGGCGGTGGCGCCGGGGGAGTCCGGATGGGCACGTTAACAACCGGATTAACCGGTGCCAAGACCGTAACGATTGGTGCCGGTGGAGCGGGTGGAACAACCGCCCGTGCTTCAAACGGGGGCAACTCGGTATTTGCAACTATTACCGCAACCGGCGGGGGTGGAGGAGGTACCAGCAGTGGCACTTCGACAGTCGCTACCGGAGCTGCAGGGGGTTCCGGCGGGGGTGGTGCCAGAAACAGGGCTGGCGGAGCGGGAACAGCAGGTCAAGGAAATATTGGTGGAACGGGTGGCGGGGGGACAACTCCTTATGAGGGCGGCGGTGGCGGCGGCAATTTATCTGCGGGTGTTACTGCTACCAATCTTGTTGGTGGAGCCGGGGGCGCAGGCAGGGACTATTCCGCAACATTCGGAACTGATTTTGGCGTAAGCGGAGTAGTTGCCGGAGGCGGCGGTGGCGGTGTCGCTCAGGGAACCGCGGGCGCTGGCGGTGCAGGTGGCGGTGGCGCTGGTGCTGTTGGTACTGCTGCAGTCAACGCTGGTACGGTAAATACCGGAGGTGGCGGTGGAGGCAGCGGGGCGACAACTGTTCGTGGGGGCAGTGGCGGCTCCGGTGTCGTCGTCATCAGGTACTATTAA